One window from the genome of Streptomyces sp. NBC_00708 encodes:
- the topA gene encoding type I DNA topoisomerase has protein sequence MSPTSETAQGGRRLVIVESPAKAKTIKGYLGPGYVVEASVGHIRDLPNGAAEVPDEYTGEVRRLGVDVENDFEPIYVVNADKKAQVRKLKQLLAESDELFLATDEDREGEAIAWHLQEVLRPKVPVHRMVFHEITKDAIRAAVANPRELNQRMVDAQETRRILDRLYGYEVSPVLWKKVMPKLSAGRVQSVATRLVVERERERIAFRSAEYWDLTGTFATGRGGDASDPSTLTARLSAVDGRRIAQGRDFGPDGQLKSGSGQTLHLDETNARALAAALADSSFAVRSVESKPYRRSPYAPFRTTTLQQEASRKLGFGAKATMQVAQKLYENGFITYMRTDSTTLSDTAVSAARAQVTQLYGANYLPDKPRTYAGKVKNAQEAHEAIRPSGDRFRTPAETGLTGDQFRLYELIWKRTVASQMKDATGNSVTVKIGGRASDGRDAEFSASGKTITFHGFMKAYVEGADDPNAELDDRERRLPQVTEGDALSADEISVDGHATKPPARYTEASLVKELEEREIGRPSTYASIIGTILDRGYVFKKGTALVPSFLSFAVVNLLEKHFGRLVDYDFTARMEDDLDRIARGEAQSVPWLKRFYFGTQAGDDAAGAGAASDAGNGDGDHLGGLKELVTDLGAIDAREISSFPVGNDIKLRVGRYGPYIERGEKDSEGHQRADVPEDLAPDELSVEYAEELLAKPSGDFELGADPVSGNQIIAKDGRYGPYVTEVLPEGTPKTGKNAVKPRTASLFKSMSLDTVTLADALKLMSLPRVVGEDAEGVEITAQNGRYGPYLKKGTDSRSLTSEDQIFDITLEEALAIYAQPKQRGRAAAKPPLKELGTDPVSGSPVVVKDGRFGPYVTDGETNATLRTGDSVEDITPERGYELLAEKRAKGPAKKKTAKKAAAKKAPAKKAAATKKTAAKKTVAKKASSAAKKAAASPVED, from the coding sequence TTGTCCCCGACCAGCGAGACCGCACAGGGCGGCCGCCGACTCGTCATCGTCGAGTCGCCTGCCAAGGCGAAGACGATCAAGGGCTATCTCGGCCCCGGATACGTCGTCGAGGCGAGCGTCGGGCACATCCGCGACCTCCCGAACGGCGCCGCCGAGGTACCGGACGAGTACACCGGCGAGGTGCGCCGTCTCGGCGTCGATGTCGAGAACGACTTCGAGCCGATCTACGTCGTCAATGCTGACAAGAAGGCCCAGGTCAGGAAGCTGAAGCAGCTGCTGGCCGAGTCCGACGAACTCTTCCTCGCCACCGATGAGGACCGCGAGGGCGAAGCCATCGCGTGGCACCTCCAGGAAGTCCTGAGGCCCAAGGTCCCGGTCCACCGGATGGTCTTCCACGAGATCACCAAGGACGCGATCCGGGCCGCCGTCGCCAACCCGCGCGAGCTGAACCAGCGCATGGTCGACGCCCAGGAGACCCGCCGTATCCTCGACCGCCTCTACGGCTACGAGGTCTCGCCGGTCCTGTGGAAGAAGGTCATGCCGAAGCTCTCGGCGGGCCGCGTCCAGTCGGTCGCCACCCGGCTCGTCGTCGAGCGGGAGCGCGAGCGCATCGCCTTCCGTTCCGCCGAGTACTGGGACCTGACCGGCACCTTCGCCACCGGGCGGGGCGGCGACGCCTCCGACCCGTCCACGCTCACCGCCCGGCTCAGCGCCGTCGACGGACGCCGGATCGCCCAGGGCCGCGACTTCGGTCCGGACGGGCAGCTCAAGTCCGGCTCCGGCCAGACGCTGCACCTGGACGAGACGAACGCCCGCGCCCTGGCCGCCGCGCTCGCCGACTCCTCGTTCGCCGTGCGGTCCGTCGAGTCGAAGCCGTACCGCCGCTCCCCGTACGCGCCCTTCCGTACGACGACCCTCCAGCAGGAGGCGAGCCGGAAGCTGGGCTTCGGGGCCAAGGCCACCATGCAGGTCGCGCAGAAGCTGTACGAGAACGGCTTCATCACCTATATGCGTACCGACTCCACGACCCTCTCGGACACCGCGGTCTCCGCGGCCCGTGCGCAGGTCACGCAGCTGTACGGGGCGAACTACCTGCCCGACAAGCCGCGCACCTACGCCGGCAAGGTCAAGAACGCGCAGGAGGCGCACGAGGCGATCCGCCCCTCCGGCGACCGCTTCCGCACCCCCGCCGAGACGGGCCTCACCGGCGACCAGTTCCGGCTCTACGAGCTGATCTGGAAGCGGACCGTCGCCTCCCAGATGAAGGACGCGACCGGTAACTCGGTCACCGTCAAGATCGGCGGCCGGGCGAGCGACGGCCGGGACGCCGAGTTCTCCGCGTCCGGCAAGACGATCACCTTCCACGGCTTCATGAAGGCGTACGTCGAGGGAGCCGACGACCCGAACGCCGAGCTCGACGACCGTGAGCGGCGGCTGCCGCAGGTCACCGAGGGCGACGCGCTGTCCGCCGACGAGATCTCGGTCGACGGCCACGCGACGAAGCCGCCGGCCCGGTACACCGAGGCCTCGCTGGTCAAGGAGCTCGAAGAGCGCGAGATCGGCCGCCCGTCGACGTACGCCTCGATCATCGGGACGATCCTCGACCGCGGCTACGTGTTCAAGAAGGGCACGGCCCTCGTGCCGTCGTTCCTGTCGTTCGCCGTGGTCAACCTGCTGGAGAAGCACTTCGGCCGGCTCGTCGACTACGACTTCACGGCCCGCATGGAGGACGACCTCGACCGCATCGCACGCGGTGAGGCCCAGTCCGTGCCGTGGCTGAAGCGGTTCTACTTCGGTACGCAGGCAGGGGACGACGCGGCCGGTGCAGGCGCGGCGTCCGACGCGGGCAACGGCGACGGAGACCACCTCGGCGGGCTCAAGGAGCTCGTCACCGACCTCGGTGCGATCGACGCGCGCGAGATCTCGTCCTTCCCCGTCGGCAACGACATCAAGCTTCGCGTCGGCCGTTACGGCCCGTACATCGAGCGCGGCGAGAAGGACTCCGAGGGCCACCAGCGCGCGGACGTCCCCGAGGACCTGGCGCCCGACGAGCTGTCCGTCGAGTACGCGGAGGAGCTGCTGGCCAAGCCGAGCGGCGACTTCGAGCTGGGCGCGGACCCGGTCAGCGGGAACCAGATCATCGCCAAGGACGGCCGCTACGGGCCGTACGTCACCGAGGTGCTGCCCGAGGGCACGCCGAAGACCGGCAAGAACGCGGTGAAGCCGCGCACGGCCTCGCTCTTCAAGTCGATGTCGCTCGACACGGTGACGCTGGCCGACGCCCTCAAGCTGATGTCGCTGCCGCGGGTGGTCGGCGAGGACGCCGAGGGCGTCGAGATCACCGCGCAGAACGGTCGCTACGGCCCGTACCTGAAGAAGGGCACGGACTCGCGGTCGCTCACCTCCGAGGACCAGATCTTCGACATCACGCTCGAAGAGGCTCTGGCGATCTACGCACAGCCGAAGCAGCGGGGGCGGGCCGCCGCGAAGCCGCCGCTGAAGGAGCTGGGCACGGACCCGGTGAGCGGGTCTCCGGTCGTCGTCAAGGACGGGCGCTTCGGCCCGTACGTCACCGACGGCGAGACGAACGCGACGCTGCGCACCGGTGACAGCGTCGAGGACATCACGCCGGAGCGTGGCTACGAGCTGCTCGCCGAGAAGCGGGCGAAGGGGCCGGCCAAGAAGAAGACGGCGAAGAAGGCCGCGGCGAAGAAGGCTCCTGCGAAGAAGGCTGCGGCGACGAAGAAGACGGCGGCCAAGAAGACTGTTGCGAAGAAGGCTTCTTCCGCGGCGAAGAAGGCTGCCGCTTCGCCGGTCGAGGACTGA
- a CDS encoding ABC transporter permease, translated as MTFARALRLIAVGVRTHVSYMSRSPLEITFAVLVPLVYATLSVYLFRAADDPDRLLTAAVGAGLMGIWSSVLFGSGGAVQNQRWLGTLETLVASPTPLSLVLLPITLATAVIGTYAMGATVLWGAVLFDVPLDFAHPVLFLAAVPVCVLSLGMMGLLLAATFVLLRNANALANPLDAPVWLLSGMLVPITVLPDWTRPVSWALPTTWGSRAVHAATSGGAGSGEVLVPMGIALGLGALYALLAVLVLGGVEQRARAAATLALV; from the coding sequence ATGACGTTCGCCAGGGCCCTGCGCCTGATCGCCGTCGGCGTGCGGACGCACGTCTCGTACATGAGCCGCTCACCGCTCGAAATCACCTTCGCCGTCCTGGTGCCCCTGGTCTACGCGACCCTCTCCGTCTACCTCTTCCGTGCCGCCGACGACCCCGACCGGCTGCTGACGGCGGCCGTCGGAGCCGGGCTGATGGGCATCTGGTCCTCGGTGCTCTTCGGATCGGGCGGTGCTGTCCAGAACCAGCGCTGGCTGGGCACGCTGGAGACGCTCGTCGCCTCGCCCACCCCGCTCTCCCTCGTCCTGCTGCCGATCACCCTGGCCACCGCCGTCATCGGGACGTATGCCATGGGCGCGACGGTGCTCTGGGGCGCCGTGCTGTTCGACGTGCCGCTGGACTTCGCGCACCCGGTGCTCTTCCTGGCCGCCGTCCCGGTCTGCGTGCTCTCGCTCGGGATGATGGGACTGCTGCTCGCCGCCACGTTCGTCCTGCTGCGCAACGCGAACGCGCTGGCCAACCCGCTGGACGCGCCCGTGTGGCTGCTGTCCGGGATGCTCGTACCGATCACCGTGCTGCCGGACTGGACGCGTCCGGTTTCCTGGGCGCTCCCCACCACCTGGGGCTCCCGCGCGGTGCACGCGGCGACCTCCGGCGGGGCGGGGAGCGGCGAAGTGCTGGTCCCCATGGGCATCGCCCTCGGACTCGGTGCGCTGTACGCGCTGCTGGCCGTCCTTGTGCTGGGAGGCGTCGAACAACGCGCGCGGGCCGCCGCGACCCTCGCCCTGGTCTGA
- a CDS encoding alpha/beta hydrolase, giving the protein MDTRRPFRTFALALGTAGLLVSGCSSGSSSSGASSPAEKASASPSAVPAALKPFYSQHLSWRDCGVSGFQCTTMKAPLDYAKPDGDAIKLAVSRKKATGPGKRIGSLLVNPGGPGGSAIGYLQGYAAIGYPAQVRARYDMVAIDPRGVARSEPVECLTGPQMDAYTQVDQTPDDDAEVTKLKGAFEKFASGCEKRSGEVLPHVSTVETARDMDMLRALLGDEHLNYVGASYGTFLGATYAELFPGRTGRLVLDGAMDPSLSSIEMNRDQTAGFETAFQSFAQDCVKQKACPLGTTSDSDAADRLKKLFARLDADPIPTGDSRELGESLATTGVIAAMYDESAWPQLRDALTAAQSGDGAGLLALADSYYEREPSGKYTNLMFANAAVNCLDLPPAFAGPEAVDKALPSFEKASPVFGRGFAWAALNCAYWPVPATGTPHRIKAEGAAPIVVVGTTRDPATPYAWARSLADQLSSGTLLTYEGDGHTAYGRGSDCIDTAINTYLLEGTPPPAGKKCS; this is encoded by the coding sequence ATGGACACCAGGCGCCCGTTCCGCACTTTCGCCCTCGCGCTCGGCACTGCCGGCCTGCTCGTCTCCGGATGCAGCAGCGGAAGCTCGTCATCGGGTGCCTCGTCCCCCGCCGAGAAGGCGTCCGCCTCGCCCTCGGCCGTGCCGGCGGCCCTGAAGCCGTTCTACTCCCAGCACCTCAGCTGGCGGGACTGCGGCGTCAGTGGTTTCCAGTGCACGACGATGAAGGCACCGCTCGACTACGCGAAACCGGACGGCGACGCGATCAAGCTGGCCGTCTCCCGCAAGAAGGCGACCGGCCCCGGCAAGCGGATCGGCTCCCTCCTGGTGAACCCGGGCGGACCCGGCGGATCGGCCATCGGCTACCTCCAGGGCTACGCCGCGATCGGCTACCCCGCCCAGGTGCGTGCCCGCTACGACATGGTGGCCATCGACCCGCGCGGGGTGGCGCGCAGTGAACCCGTCGAGTGCCTGACCGGGCCGCAGATGGACGCGTACACACAGGTGGACCAGACCCCGGACGACGACGCCGAGGTCACGAAGCTGAAGGGGGCCTTCGAGAAGTTCGCCTCGGGCTGCGAGAAGCGTTCCGGGGAGGTCCTGCCGCACGTCTCGACCGTGGAGACGGCCCGCGACATGGACATGCTGCGCGCCCTGCTCGGCGACGAGCATCTGAACTATGTCGGGGCGTCGTACGGGACCTTCCTGGGCGCCACGTACGCCGAGCTGTTCCCCGGCCGCACCGGCCGCCTGGTCCTCGACGGGGCGATGGATCCCTCGCTGTCGTCCATCGAGATGAACCGGGACCAGACGGCGGGGTTCGAGACGGCGTTCCAGTCCTTCGCGCAGGACTGCGTGAAGCAGAAGGCCTGCCCGCTCGGCACCACGTCCGACTCCGACGCGGCGGACCGGCTGAAGAAGCTGTTCGCGCGGCTGGACGCGGACCCGATCCCCACGGGCGACTCCCGTGAACTCGGCGAATCCCTCGCCACGACGGGCGTCATCGCCGCCATGTACGACGAGTCGGCCTGGCCGCAGCTCCGGGACGCGCTGACCGCGGCCCAGTCGGGCGACGGCGCCGGCCTGCTGGCCCTGGCCGACAGCTACTACGAACGCGAGCCGAGCGGCAAGTACACCAACCTGATGTTTGCGAACGCCGCCGTGAACTGCCTCGATCTCCCGCCCGCCTTCGCCGGCCCCGAGGCCGTCGACAAGGCCCTCCCCTCCTTCGAGAAGGCGTCCCCGGTTTTCGGCAGGGGCTTCGCCTGGGCGGCCCTGAACTGCGCCTACTGGCCCGTCCCCGCCACCGGCACCCCCCACCGCATCAAGGCCGAGGGCGCCGCCCCCATCGTCGTGGTCGGCACCACCCGCGATCCCGCCACCCCGTACGCCTGGGCCCGCTCCCTGGCAGACCAGCTCTCCTCCGGCACCCTTCTCACCTACGAGGGCGACGGCCACACCGCGTACGGCCGCGGCAGCGACTGCATCGACACGGCGATCAACACGTACCTCCTGGAGGGCACCCCGCCGCCGGCCGGCAAGAAGTGTTCCTGA
- a CDS encoding DNA polymerase III subunit delta': MSVWDDLVGQDRVQEQLGAAARDADVLVTAQAAGEPVPPGSKMTHAWLFTGPPGSGRSTAARAFAAALQCTSPDRALGGAPGCGFCDGCHTSLIGTHADVDVIRTDLLSIGVKETRELVRRAQLSPAVGRWQVIVMEDADRLTEGAGNVLLKAVEEPAPRTVWLLCAPSLEDVLPTIRSRCRHLTLRTPSVDAVADVLVRRDGIEPDRAAAAARATQGHIGRARRLATDERARARRAAVLKLPLRVEDIGGCLKAAQELIDTATEDAKQASEEIDAKETEDMKAALGAAAGGRMPRGTAGVMKELEDKQKRRKTRTQRDSLDLALTELTGFYRDVLALQFGSRIAIANADAEDALDRVARASTPERTLRRIEAVSACRRALDRNVAPLLAVEAMTMALRAG; encoded by the coding sequence ATGTCCGTATGGGACGACCTGGTCGGCCAGGACCGGGTGCAGGAGCAGCTGGGCGCCGCCGCCCGGGACGCCGACGTGCTGGTCACCGCCCAGGCGGCGGGGGAGCCGGTGCCGCCCGGCTCGAAGATGACCCATGCCTGGCTGTTCACCGGCCCGCCCGGCTCGGGGCGCTCCACCGCCGCACGGGCCTTCGCCGCGGCCCTCCAGTGCACGAGCCCGGACCGCGCGCTGGGCGGGGCGCCGGGATGCGGCTTCTGCGACGGCTGCCACACCAGCCTCATCGGTACGCACGCCGATGTCGACGTGATCCGCACGGACCTGCTCTCCATCGGTGTGAAGGAGACCCGTGAGCTGGTGCGCCGCGCTCAGCTCTCGCCGGCCGTCGGACGCTGGCAGGTCATCGTCATGGAGGACGCCGACCGCCTCACCGAGGGCGCGGGGAACGTCCTGCTGAAGGCGGTCGAGGAGCCCGCCCCGCGCACGGTGTGGCTGCTGTGCGCGCCCTCGCTGGAGGACGTGCTGCCGACGATCAGGTCTCGCTGCCGCCACCTCACGCTGCGGACGCCTTCCGTCGACGCGGTGGCGGACGTCCTGGTCCGCAGGGACGGCATCGAACCGGACCGGGCCGCCGCCGCGGCCCGCGCCACCCAGGGGCACATCGGCAGGGCGCGCCGCCTCGCCACGGACGAGCGGGCCCGCGCGCGCCGGGCCGCGGTGCTCAAGCTGCCCTTGCGCGTCGAGGACATCGGGGGATGCCTCAAGGCGGCGCAGGAGCTGATCGACACCGCGACCGAGGACGCGAAGCAGGCGTCCGAGGAGATCGACGCCAAGGAGACGGAGGACATGAAGGCGGCGCTCGGAGCCGCCGCCGGGGGCCGTATGCCGCGTGGCACGGCCGGGGTGATGAAGGAACTGGAGGACAAGCAGAAGCGCCGCAAGACCCGCACCCAGCGCGACAGCCTGGACCTGGCACTCACCGAGCTGACCGGCTTCTACCGCGATGTGCTCGCCCTGCAGTTCGGTTCGCGGATCGCCATAGCCAACGCCGATGCCGAGGATGCCCTGGACCGCGTCGCCCGCGCGTCCACGCCGGAGCGCACGCTGCGCCGGATCGAGGCGGTGTCGGCCTGCCGCCGCGCCCTCGACCGGAATGTGGCCCCGCTGCTGGCGGTGGAGGCGATGACGATGGCCCTGCGCGCGGGCTGA
- a CDS encoding ABC transporter permease, with protein MVIGGALSYRALFNWTTPPMFIGTLLVGPLLQLLFFVFLGRQLHVADDRFYLLGNAVISASTACVYGGTMAVANERRYGTLGAVLLSPRHRAPLWFGRALPYVLNGLFISVFTLCAACLLLGLSIPVGALPGLGAVLLAAAAGCSAFGLALGALGLRFRDVFLVSNVAGSVLLLLTGANVPRETLPAWMRAVGDVLPLTHAADAARQLSTGGGLDGRGIAAELLTGAGYALLAVLLLALFERGSRRRATLDVM; from the coding sequence GTGGTGATCGGTGGCGCCCTGTCCTACCGGGCGCTCTTCAACTGGACGACACCGCCGATGTTCATCGGCACGCTGCTCGTCGGTCCGCTGCTGCAACTCCTCTTCTTCGTCTTCCTCGGACGACAGCTGCACGTCGCCGACGACCGGTTCTACCTGCTCGGCAACGCCGTCATCTCCGCGTCCACAGCCTGTGTGTACGGCGGCACGATGGCCGTCGCCAACGAGCGGCGGTACGGGACACTCGGCGCGGTCCTGCTCAGCCCTCGCCACCGGGCTCCGCTCTGGTTCGGCCGGGCGCTCCCGTATGTGCTGAACGGGCTCTTCATCAGCGTCTTCACGCTCTGCGCCGCCTGCCTGCTCCTCGGTCTGAGCATTCCGGTTGGAGCCCTGCCGGGGCTCGGCGCGGTCCTGCTGGCCGCCGCTGCCGGATGCTCCGCCTTCGGCCTGGCGCTGGGGGCCCTGGGGCTGCGGTTCCGGGATGTCTTCCTCGTGTCGAACGTGGCCGGTTCCGTCCTCCTGCTCCTGACCGGTGCGAACGTGCCGCGGGAGACCCTGCCGGCGTGGATGCGAGCCGTCGGGGACGTACTCCCGCTGACCCACGCCGCCGACGCGGCGCGTCAGTTGTCCACCGGGGGCGGGCTCGACGGCCGGGGGATCGCGGCGGAGCTCCTGACGGGAGCGGGGTACGCGTTGCTCGCCGTCCTGCTGCTGGCCCTGTTCGAACGGGGGAGCCGGCGGCGGGCGACGCTCGACGTGATGTGA
- the tmk gene encoding dTMP kinase: MTRAEQPTVVSPTSDTLAADSRERAVRALLRVPPLKRLWSAQLIGSTGDALALLVLVLLSLQAAVLEGSFGSGYRGAAFAVAAVFGARIISALLFGAVLLGPLTSLTAPGGPIDRRWLMIGADGLRLALLVVAPLWIDWTPSNALTMILVTVFVTGAAERLWTVAKESAAPALLPAPPIEGAAVRPLPDHLDALRRLSLRTDFAAVPLAAAVLLVATVIGNLLGSGLDWFSFHQAALGSYVAAGLFSSSISTLYFLELPGTQTPRPRSPLEGLRRPSAGNGPDKGRTGAIPLIVATCAAVAGAIAAAAAVAVLHASDLGGGPVTLALLVLALTGGTGVGIRTAGKVLPTLSRRRMLSLATAVTGIALLAMGLVPDTATVVLLAALAGYAAGVAANTGHVLADQETEEARRTRITEHLQAVVRILIALGAVGGPLVAAAIGTHRLTTGDFVFAHGGAAFTLMLVGALLLPVAVIVLAKTDDRSGVPLRRDLREALRGGDPAVAPAANGFFLALEGGDGAGKSTQVEALAEWIRAKGHEVVVTREPGATPVGKRLRSILLDVSSAGLSNRAEALLYAADRAEHVDSVVRPALERGAIVISDRYIDSSVAYQGAGRDLAPTEIARISRWATSGLVPHLTVLLDVAPETARERFTEAPDRLESEPPEFHARVRSGFLTLAAADPTRYLVVDAGQEPEVITTVVRHRLDQVLPLSEAEIKAREEARRAAEEEARRRAEEEAARKAEEERLERERQEQLAKLRAEEEERKRREEEEARRREAERQAEEARQRAEEERQRAEEEARQRAEEERQRAEEARRVAEADRARREAEEAAYEAEQARLRRQAEEESRLRKEAEAQRLEKQRKAEEALLRAEAARRQAEAEAQAKAQAEAAAAEERARERAAREEEARALAARQEARARAAEEEESRLRQDSGSSSDSGNGSGASSPSTSGDEPSGPDNELTVPTPIVGPNEITQPVPSPVDRPSGSGRPRGASSAPWPSDQDETTVIPKFSDAPEPSGASDETTVLPAVQDGGHGAVRDSDPADRVPRGIFRDERPAESDNERTRELPQITDPHADPRQAEGQQRPRRPRPDWAEETPLDDLPSLADELLGRHDDEGPEPSGGRGRRPRR, translated from the coding sequence ATGACGCGAGCCGAGCAGCCAACGGTCGTGAGCCCCACCTCCGACACACTTGCCGCAGACTCACGCGAGCGTGCCGTACGAGCCCTGTTGCGTGTTCCCCCGCTCAAGCGGTTGTGGAGCGCCCAGCTCATCGGCAGTACCGGCGATGCACTCGCCCTTCTCGTGCTGGTGTTGCTGTCGCTGCAAGCGGCGGTTCTCGAGGGCTCATTCGGGTCCGGATACCGAGGGGCGGCGTTCGCCGTCGCCGCCGTGTTCGGCGCCCGGATTATTTCCGCCTTGCTCTTCGGAGCCGTACTTCTGGGGCCTTTGACGTCCCTCACCGCACCCGGCGGTCCCATCGACCGGCGATGGCTGATGATCGGCGCCGACGGGCTGCGGCTCGCGCTGCTGGTCGTCGCGCCCCTGTGGATCGACTGGACGCCCTCCAACGCGCTCACGATGATCCTCGTCACCGTCTTCGTGACCGGCGCCGCCGAACGCCTTTGGACGGTCGCCAAGGAGAGCGCGGCCCCCGCGCTCCTGCCCGCCCCGCCGATCGAGGGCGCCGCCGTGCGCCCGCTGCCCGACCACCTCGACGCGCTGCGCCGGCTGTCCCTTCGCACCGACTTCGCGGCCGTTCCGCTCGCCGCGGCGGTGCTGCTGGTCGCCACGGTCATCGGCAATCTGCTGGGCTCCGGCCTGGACTGGTTCTCCTTCCACCAGGCGGCCCTCGGCTCGTACGTCGCGGCCGGCCTGTTCTCCTCCTCCATCTCCACCCTGTACTTCCTGGAACTGCCCGGTACGCAGACGCCCCGCCCGCGTTCCCCGCTGGAGGGACTGCGGCGGCCGTCCGCGGGGAACGGCCCCGACAAGGGCCGCACCGGCGCCATCCCGCTGATCGTCGCCACCTGTGCCGCGGTCGCCGGAGCCATCGCGGCGGCGGCAGCCGTCGCCGTGCTGCACGCCAGCGACCTCGGCGGCGGTCCGGTCACCCTCGCCCTGCTGGTCCTCGCTCTCACCGGCGGTACGGGTGTGGGCATCCGTACGGCGGGGAAGGTGCTGCCCACGCTGTCGCGACGGCGCATGCTCTCGCTCGCCACCGCCGTCACCGGCATCGCCCTCCTGGCGATGGGCCTCGTCCCGGACACCGCGACGGTCGTCCTGCTCGCCGCACTCGCCGGATACGCGGCGGGCGTTGCCGCGAACACCGGTCATGTCCTCGCCGACCAGGAGACCGAGGAAGCCCGCAGGACCAGGATCACCGAACACCTCCAGGCCGTCGTCCGGATCCTGATCGCGCTCGGTGCGGTCGGCGGCCCGCTGGTCGCCGCGGCCATCGGCACCCACCGGCTGACCACGGGCGACTTCGTCTTCGCCCACGGCGGCGCGGCGTTCACGCTGATGCTGGTCGGCGCCCTGCTGCTGCCGGTCGCGGTCATCGTCCTCGCGAAGACCGACGACCGCTCCGGCGTACCGCTGCGGCGCGATCTGCGCGAGGCGCTGCGCGGCGGCGACCCGGCGGTCGCACCCGCCGCGAACGGCTTCTTCCTCGCCCTGGAGGGCGGCGACGGAGCCGGCAAGTCCACCCAGGTCGAGGCGCTCGCCGAGTGGATCCGGGCCAAGGGCCACGAGGTCGTCGTCACCCGTGAACCGGGCGCGACCCCCGTCGGCAAGCGGCTGCGGTCCATCCTGCTCGACGTGTCGTCGGCCGGGCTCTCCAACCGGGCCGAGGCCCTGCTGTACGCCGCCGACCGCGCCGAGCACGTCGACTCGGTCGTCCGCCCGGCGCTGGAGCGCGGCGCGATCGTCATCTCCGACCGCTACATCGACTCGTCCGTCGCCTACCAGGGCGCGGGCCGCGACCTGGCGCCCACCGAGATCGCCCGTATCTCGCGCTGGGCGACGAGCGGACTCGTACCCCACCTGACCGTGCTCCTGGACGTCGCTCCGGAGACCGCGAGGGAACGGTTCACCGAGGCGCCCGACCGGCTGGAGTCCGAGCCGCCCGAGTTCCACGCCCGGGTGCGCTCCGGCTTCCTGACGCTGGCCGCCGCCGACCCGACGCGCTACCTCGTGGTGGATGCCGGGCAGGAACCGGAAGTCATCACCACGGTCGTACGCCACCGCCTCGACCAGGTCCTGCCGCTCTCCGAGGCCGAGATCAAGGCCCGGGAGGAGGCACGCAGGGCCGCCGAGGAGGAGGCCAGGCGCCGCGCCGAGGAGGAGGCCGCCCGCAAGGCGGAGGAGGAGCGTCTGGAGCGCGAGCGCCAGGAACAGCTCGCCAAGCTCCGTGCCGAGGAGGAGGAGCGCAAGCGCCGCGAGGAGGAGGAAGCGCGCCGCCGCGAGGCCGAGCGCCAGGCCGAAGAGGCCAGGCAGCGCGCGGAGGAGGAGCGGCAGCGCGCCGAGGAGGAAGCCCGGCAGCGGGCCGAGGAGGAACGGCAGCGCGCTGAGGAGGCCCGCCGCGTCGCCGAGGCCGACCGCGCCCGCCGCGAGGCCGAGGAAGCCGCGTACGAGGCCGAGCAGGCCCGTCTGCGCCGCCAGGCGGAGGAGGAGTCCCGGCTGCGCAAGGAGGCGGAGGCCCAGCGTCTGGAGAAGCAGCGCAAGGCCGAGGAGGCCCTGCTCCGGGCCGAGGCCGCCCGCCGCCAGGCGGAAGCGGAGGCCCAGGCGAAGGCCCAGGCCGAAGCGGCTGCCGCCGAGGAGCGCGCCCGGGAACGGGCCGCCCGCGAGGAGGAGGCCCGCGCCCTGGCCGCGCGGCAGGAGGCCCGCGCCAGGGCCGCCGAGGAGGAGGAATCCCGGCTGCGGCAGGACTCCGGGAGCTCCTCGGATTCCGGGAACGGCAGCGGGGCGTCCTCGCCCTCCACCTCCGGTGACGAACCCTCCGGGCCCGACAACGAGCTGACGGTGCCCACGCCGATCGTCGGCCCGAACGAGATCACGCAGCCGGTGCCCTCGCCGGTGGACCGGCCGTCAGGATCCGGCCGGCCGCGTGGCGCGTCGTCGGCGCCGTGGCCGTCCGACCAGGACGAGACGACGGTGATCCCGAAGTTCTCGGACGCGCCCGAACCCTCCGGGGCCTCGGACGAGACGACGGTCCTGCCGGCGGTCCAGGACGGCGGGCACGGTGCCGTACGGGACTCCGACCCGGCCGACCGGGTGCCGCGCGGCATCTTCCGGGACGAGCGGCCGGCGGAGAGCGACAACGAGCGCACCCGTGAGCTGCCCCAGATCACCGACCCGCACGCGGACCCGCGGCAGGCCGAGGGACAGCAGCGCCCCCGGCGCCCCAGGCCCGACTGGGCGGAGGAGACCCCGCTCGACGACCTGCCCAGCCTGGCCGACGAGCTGCTGGGCCGGCACGACGACGAGGGCCCGGAGCCCTCGGGCGGCCGGGGCCGACGGCCGCGCCGCTGA